The Coccinella septempunctata chromosome 6, icCocSept1.1, whole genome shotgun sequence genome segment ATGCACATCCAGAGGTTTCAAATTAATGTTAAATGGAATGTCCACTACGATATTGCAAAATGTTGGAACTAAAAGTTCCCTTCTGAATAACAGCCTGTGATTGAAAGAAATAAACTTTCTGGAATTACATGGTACTCCAAATATTTTGACGATATTAGATGTAAAGCAAAGAGCAGACctacaaaaatcatttttattattggaAATTTTTGGTTTCACTCAGCAAACATTTTTTACAAATTGTTTTTTATGCAATGATTCCAAGGCTGTGAATTCTATGTCTTCTAAtgaatgctgattatataaatgttatacaaaaatcaaaaaatacaAGAGTTTGAATAAGTACAAGAGCTAGAGGCAGAATCAACCAGGTTACCTCTGGCATAGAGGTGTGTAGTTCGTGAACGAACTAGTTCAATTGAACTATTCCGTGTAAGGAACGAAAGGAACTAGTTCACGAATAGTTCGAAGTATAGTTCACTCGTTCCCTGAATGACAGAAACGATCGATGAGTTCGCAACGTTTTCGTATCTCCCTCACCCTAAAAAGTTCATCGAATCTCactgtattttttattttataactaTTGACCTCAATATATTTCGTTTTAttgatcttttttcttttattctcgAAACAAATCCCAGAACCCAGCAAAAAGCATAAGGCTTGAAATAATGTACACTTCCACTTGTTTTCTCGTGAAACCCGTTAACCCGTATCAGAGTTCAGTTTCAATTCAACGTTAGTCCAGTTCCAGACATGAAAGAACGACTGCATATCACTAATTCATAGCATACCAATAACCGTCAATCGTTCCATGATTCATAATGGAAGTGAACGATTGTGAACTAGTGAACGATTCATGTGAACTATTCACCATCGTGAACGAGAACTAGTGAACTATATCCTCTGAGTGAACTAGAACTCCCACCTCTACTCTGGCATAGACACCTCTGGAAACAACTGTTGTCTAGTTGGTGTTAGGTTAGATTTGACAAATGAGCATAGAAGAAATTGACAACAATACatttaatataaaaaataccaaaactaaACTTTACAGTTCAATAGGGATATCCTGCAGAGGTACAATAAAATTTATGACATTGATCATATTCAATTCAATATCACCTACAGAATTTTTCATGTAATGTAACATACAATTTTTTAGCTTTCCTTGGTCCAAAACCTGGGCATTCTGATAATTGGTATTCATTAGCATTGAGAATACCTTCTAATGTTTTGAATTTAGCAATAAGTGTCATTGCATCAGTTTTATTAACTGGTTTGATGGAGGAGAGAGCTTGGATTAACTGGAAAACATATATATTAGAATTTTTTGTCCtgtcaatattatttttttgataCTTACAACTAAGTAGGGAGAAGATTCACTCTTTTCCATCAAATTATCTGCTGGTTTATTTTCATATATCTTATAAGTTTCTAGAATTTTGCCAGCTTCTTCTGGGCTCCATGCTAAAACCAGCGTCATATCCGCTAAAATGCATATCCTAGTAAGATTCTTTATATGATGGTGTGGATCTTTCACATCTACCTACGAATTAATTGTCTATAATGTATCAAGGTTGGAAAATAATCCATATATCCGAATATGAAAATAACATCTATATTTACCAGTACAAGCAGTACCCGCAGCTCATATTTATTTCCTAACTTTTTCAATCGACTGTGAATATAATCCTGATTCAAACTATGGTATCGCAATGATAAAAATAATGCACACATATTCGTGCCCATTTCATAATCAGCATCAATTTCCCCATATTCCCAAGGTACATTTGTGACTGCTTTCAAGGAAGGGTTTCCTCTTTGTGTGAAATTCACCAATAAGCTCCTGTTAGAAACTCTATTGGAAGATGTTCCACTAGAAGTAGATGTGGTAGGCTTTTCCGGGTTGTCTGAAGATCAATATATAGTTCATTGAAACTTATGAAGGATAATTTTTTAGTCTAATATGCTCACCGGTCAATTTCGATTTAACCtccattattttatttatttttcaaccttCAACCATAGAATTCTAATTTCTCAACTAACCTCAAATTATGATATGTGACAGCTGTCAGATACAACACCCgtgttttttcagttttttgacTACGTTTTTTGGGGGCTTCCAAGCATTTTGATATTAGTGTTTGTGTTTTGTAACGTAAGAAGAAAATGTATTTGTTTTAGGGAAAAAGAAGGATTCGTCaacttcataattttcatttcttaaCTTGTTCTCTTGTAGAGCTTTCTAAAATAATGCATTGATTAATCTTGAGTTCAATGaaataatcaatatttttcaatattggaGATGGCAGAGTTCAGACGACAACCAGGGACAACAACAGTTGGTCCATGTTGTTAGGCAGATATAAATACAGTTTTTGTCTCTGGGTAGAAGTGCATAACTTTCCTTTTTTACTTAACTGTCAGATCCGAGCTTTATGCATAATTCAACAAGTTCtagaaataattcattatttcagTAGCATGAATCTTGATCCAAATTCATTTGAAGTGAATTAATCATATAACATTTTTACAGGCAAAATGTCAGCCGGTTATTTGGATATTGATTGTGTCAAATATCCTTGTAGTTGTGGCCACTTGAAAACACTACAACAATTATTCTTTTGTCGATACTGCTCTCAACTTAGGTGTTCTTTTTGTGTAACCCATGAGGTATGTCAATTTGACATTTTATTCAATAAATGTTTATTAGTCATGAAATCTGAACGTTGCAGGTAGACTCTCATTATTGTGGAAAATGTTGTGAAAATCTCCCTTCTGCTGAAgctaagttgaaaaaaaatagatGTGTCAATTGCTTTGTTTGCCCTAGTTGTTATCATGAGCTATCAACTCGAGTTGCTACTAAAACAAGTGCAGAAGAACTCAAGTCTTATAAAAGATCATATTACTTATCCTGTCTGTGTTGTCGGTGGAGTTCAAGAGATATAGGTCTGCCAGATCAAGCAGCAGGTATGATGATCTTATTTATTTAAAACTAAATAATTTTAAGTTATTATTTATTGCATTTAGCTACTGGCTCATGGCCTAAGAGAGAAAGTGTACATGCAAATCGCATCCAGGATATCATAAACATGCATAGAGGAATTCAGGAGAAAGAAAAGTTGGAAAaagaattcttcaaaaaaaaacagaagGAAAAGATTATTTCTTATACTGTGTGTTTATACCTTGTTTTTTTTGGGTACTGACTGATATCGAAATCTGCTTGTAGGATAAAACTGGTATCACTGCAGCAGCTTTGAGAAAGAGAATTGGACTACCAGAAGATAAACCCCTAATGAAGCCTAAAAATACAGTCAAAATGGTGACTCCCTCTATAGCAGAAGAAAATATCTACGATTTCAACGAGGATATTTTAACGAAAGCTATAAATATAATGGAATGTAGGAActgtttttattattatttcttctatatatatataaatatatattttgaatgtCGGCAATACATTTTTCAGTAACAAGTATGGAGCAAAGATTACTTCAGCCAGATCTTCAACCTTCAGAGTTGAGCAAGATTTACCCTATTCAAAAGATGCTTTCAATCAAGCGTGTTTTAAGATGTAGGAGTTGTGATCATAATGTTAGCAAACCTGAGTATAATCCCAACTCCATCAAATTTAAAATACAGCTGTTTGCATTGTAAGTCACCTTACCGTCATAACTGTGTTATGCTTCATTTTCCTtctattcatataaaaaaatgaacaGTGTATACTGTTTATACAGCATGTTTCACTGAGAGTGAAGTATGTTTTGTGATAACTTGAGTATATTAGTCATCTTAGTTAATGCATTTTATCCAGTTTTCCAAATCAAAGTATCTAAGGCCTTCAATGTTACAAGAAATTTTATTCAAGGAATTGACCTagagaaaatgcaaaaactaTTATCATTCCTTGTGAGATAGCTCTTGATTATTTATGCATTTCAGTGttacaattttttattattcatcaACTTCAAAGTAGTATTTTTTCCACCTATTTATTAAAATAACGCTTGGATTGAATTTCTCTTTCTTCTAATTATTATATCTGGTGCACCAACTTTTAGGTATCATGTTCCCGAAATACGTATAGTTACGGTAGAACCTTTGAGGGCTGGTAAACCTTGTGaattaattctcaaatttaCAAATCCAACGCAACATCAAATGGCAGTTGCATTATTTTCATATGATACAGTGATTGAAACAACCAATAATCCCATTATAGATGTTGATAGTCCCAAAAGAGAAGAGCAATCTTCTGAAGAAAGTGATAAATCATTAACACCCACAAAGGTAAAAaagattttaaataaaaaattgaaattggttTTTATGTAAGGCAAATGTGCAATAAATGTTCCAGAGGAGAATACCTAGTGGAATTAAATATGTTTCGATGATGGAAGATGTTGCTGCAACTCAGGTTTCTCGGGTTGGCCGCATTGTTCCTCCAAGGCCTATTGATGCAGTTATAAATTGTTCAACAGAGTTTTCCTCTAGTAATTTCTTACTTCCTCCAAGAGATGATGCTGCTGAATACGATGATTTTAATGAAaaccaaaatattcaagatgataAGAAGTGAGtcaaaattcatcaaattttgCATAAGCCAACAACAACAGAATGTAGAAAGAtagtattttctcaatttttattcaccccatccaaatttttttcaacaggttgATAATATGGAGGAAGTCAAATAAGGCATATGTGAAGTTTATTGTGAAACCCCATGAAGATATCCCTATAGGCACACCAATTATTGCTGGACTAACAATTTCCCATGTCCACACAAATATAACTGGTCCtcctattgaaaataaaaaacttcaGAAAACAGAACATAAATGCAAAGTAGTTTTGAATATTGGTAATTCTGTAGGGTCTGACTAATGTTATGACAACAACTCAATCCATCAAATTTTTAAATATAGGAATATTTAATATATCTGCAACTAACACAGCTTTTTATAACCAATGTATTACATTAGGTAGtattaaataaatatattatgttgTCTAATTTCTTTGTTTGAACCTCGAATATTGAATCATCAGCCCCTTAAAGTTTGAGAATAAAATACCGAATATTTTTGGCTGGGAATATTACTATCACcaaattttcaacatatttcaaatattccaTTCTTAAAACAACTGTTCGAAAATTGCCCTTCATGAAACGTTGCTTATATAAAAT includes the following:
- the LOC123316086 gene encoding dynactin subunit 4 isoform X1 — encoded protein: MSIEEIDNNTFNIKNTKTKLYSSIGISCRGKMSAGYLDIDCVKYPCSCGHLKTLQQLFFCRYCSQLRCSFCVTHEVDSHYCGKCCENLPSAEAKLKKNRCVNCFVCPSCYHELSTRVATKTSAEELKSYKRSYYLSCLCCRWSSRDIGLPDQAAATGSWPKRESVHANRIQDIINMHRGIQEKEKLEKEFFKKKQKEKIISYTDKTGITAAALRKRIGLPEDKPLMKPKNTVKMVTPSIAEENIYDFNEDILTKAINIMELTSMEQRLLQPDLQPSELSKIYPIQKMLSIKRVLRCRSCDHNVSKPEYNPNSIKFKIQLFALYHVPEIRIVTVEPLRAGKPCELILKFTNPTQHQMAVALFSYDTVIETTNNPIIDVDSPKREEQSSEESDKSLTPTKRRIPSGIKYVSMMEDVAATQVSRVGRIVPPRPIDAVINCSTEFSSSNFLLPPRDDAAEYDDFNENQNIQDDKKLIIWRKSNKAYVKFIVKPHEDIPIGTPIIAGLTISHVHTNITGPPIENKKLQKTEHKCKVVLNIGNSVGSD
- the LOC123316088 gene encoding DNA excision repair protein ERCC-1, producing MEVKSKLTDNPEKPTTSTSSGTSSNRVSNRSLLVNFTQRGNPSLKAVTNVPWEYGEIDADYEMGTNMCALFLSLRYHSLNQDYIHSRLKKLGNKYELRVLLVLVDVKDPHHHIKNLTRICILADMTLVLAWSPEEAGKILETYKIYENKPADNLMEKSESSPYLVLIQALSSIKPVNKTDAMTLIAKFKTLEGILNANEYQLSECPGFGPRKAKKLYVTLHEKFCR
- the LOC123316086 gene encoding dynactin subunit 4 isoform X2 — encoded protein: MSAGYLDIDCVKYPCSCGHLKTLQQLFFCRYCSQLRCSFCVTHEVDSHYCGKCCENLPSAEAKLKKNRCVNCFVCPSCYHELSTRVATKTSAEELKSYKRSYYLSCLCCRWSSRDIGLPDQAAATGSWPKRESVHANRIQDIINMHRGIQEKEKLEKEFFKKKQKEKIISYTDKTGITAAALRKRIGLPEDKPLMKPKNTVKMVTPSIAEENIYDFNEDILTKAINIMELTSMEQRLLQPDLQPSELSKIYPIQKMLSIKRVLRCRSCDHNVSKPEYNPNSIKFKIQLFALYHVPEIRIVTVEPLRAGKPCELILKFTNPTQHQMAVALFSYDTVIETTNNPIIDVDSPKREEQSSEESDKSLTPTKRRIPSGIKYVSMMEDVAATQVSRVGRIVPPRPIDAVINCSTEFSSSNFLLPPRDDAAEYDDFNENQNIQDDKKLIIWRKSNKAYVKFIVKPHEDIPIGTPIIAGLTISHVHTNITGPPIENKKLQKTEHKCKVVLNIGNSVGSD